In Haliaeetus albicilla chromosome 12, bHalAlb1.1, whole genome shotgun sequence, a genomic segment contains:
- the TTYH2 gene encoding protein tweety homolog 2 isoform X3, producing MPPARADYLAPWWAAWLHGLPHRGLRLQPVPAAFRPRDPDYQQSLLFLGLVAAVCLGLNLLFLTVYLICLCCCKRDQEPETKRPHSCCVTWMAVTAGLICCAAVGIGFYGNSETNDGVYQLLYALDHANHTLNGIDSLVAGTTLQMRVGLEQHLARLNELLAARGDYLQTLKFMQQLASSIALQLSGLPVWQGTSTDLTELAGHVAYVEYYRWLAYLLFFILVLTVCLLACLGLAKRSRCLLTTMLCCGLLTLILSWASMAVDTAAAVGTSDFCVAPDKFIMNQTESDISAEVVHYYLYCDQSLSNPFQQALTVFQRSLTTMQIQIQGLIQFALPLFPTAEKDLLGVQQLLNSSETSLHQLTAMLDCRGLHKDYLDALIGICYDGVEGLLYLVLFSLLVAASFSTIICATPRAWKHFAGRDRDYDDMDEEDPFNPQARRIATHNPARGQLRSFCSYSSSLGSQSSLHPPAQTISNAPVSEYMNQAVLFGGNPRYENVPLIGRGSPPPTLPIKILPEHASHLPVRHR from the exons tCGCTGCTTTTCCTGGGCTTGGTGGCTGCCGTCTGCCTCGGCCTcaacctcctcttcctcactgtCTACCTGATCTGCCTATGCTGCTGCAAGAGGGACCAGGAGCCTGAGACCAAGCGGCCCCACTCCTGCTGCGTCACCTGGATGGCCGTCACCGCCGGGCTCATCTGCTG CGCGGCTGTCGGTATCGGCTTCTACGGGAACAGCGAGACCAACGACGGGGTTTATCAGCTGCTCTACGCCCTGGACCATGCCAACCACACCCTGAACGGCATCGACTCGCTG GTGGCAGGCACCACGCTGCAGATGCGGGTGGGCTTGGAGCAGCACCTGGCGCGGCTGAACGAGCTCCTGGCCGCGCGAGGGGACTACCTGCAGACCCTCAAGTTCATGCAGCAGTTGGCCAGCAGCATCGCCCTCCAGCTCTCGGGGCTGCCCGTCTGGCAGGGCACCAGCACCGATCTCACCGAGCTGGCCGGCCACGTTGCTTACGTCGAGTATTACCG GTGGTTGGCTTATCTCCTCTTCTTCATCCTCGTCCTCACCGTCTGCCTCCTGGCCTGTCTGGGGCTGGCCAAGCGCTCCCGCTGCCTCCTCACCAC GATGCTGTGCTGTGGGCTGTTGACGCTCATCCTCAGCTGGGCTTCCATGGCTGTGGACACGGCAGCAGCGGTG GGCACCAGCGACTTCTGTGTGGCCCCAGATAAGTTCATCATGAACCAGACAGAGAGTGACATCAGCGCAG AGGTGGTTCACTATTACCTGTACTGTGACCAGAGCCTGAGCAACCCCTTCCAGCAG GCTCTCACCGTCTTCCAGCGCTCGCTCACCACCATGCAGATCCAGATCCAGGGCCTGATACAGTTTGCTCTGCCGCTCTTCCCGACCGCCGAG AAAGACCTCCTGGGGGTCCAGCAGCTCCTCAACTCCTCAGAGACCAGCCTGCACCAGCTCACAGCCATGCTGGACTGCCGGGGGCTGCACAAG GACTACCTGGACGCCCTCATCGGTATCTGCTACGACGGGGTGGAGGGTTTGCTCTACCTAGTGCTCTTCTCCCTGCTGGTGGCCGCCTCCTTCTCCACCATCATCTGTGCCACACCGCGTGCCTGGAAGCACTTTGCTGGCAG GGACCGGGACTATGATGACATGGACGAGGAAGACCCCTTCAACCCACAGGCGCGTCGCATCGCCACCCACAACCCGGCCCGGGGGCAGCTCCGCAGCTTCTGCAGttacagcagcagcctgggcagcCAGAGCAGCCTGCACCCCCCGGCGCAGACCATCTCCAATGCCCCTGTCTCCGAGTACAT GAACCAAGCCGTGCTGTTCGGTGGAAACCCCCGCTACGAGAACGTCCCCCTGATCGGCAGaggctctcctcctcccacg TTGCCCATCAAGA TACTCCCCGAGCATGCGAGCCACCTACCTGTCCGTCACCGATGA
- the TTYH2 gene encoding protein tweety homolog 2 isoform X1 encodes MPPARADYLAPWWAAWLHGLPHRGLRLQPVPAAFRPRDPDYQQSLLFLGLVAAVCLGLNLLFLTVYLICLCCCKRDQEPETKRPHSCCVTWMAVTAGLICCAAVGIGFYGNSETNDGVYQLLYALDHANHTLNGIDSLVAGTTLQMRVGLEQHLARLNELLAARGDYLQTLKFMQQLASSIALQLSGLPVWQGTSTDLTELAGHVAYVEYYRWLAYLLFFILVLTVCLLACLGLAKRSRCLLTTMLCCGLLTLILSWASMAVDTAAAVGTSDFCVAPDKFIMNQTESDISAEVVHYYLYCDQSLSNPFQQALTVFQRSLTTMQIQIQGLIQFALPLFPTAEKDLLGVQQLLNSSETSLHQLTAMLDCRGLHKDYLDALIGICYDGVEGLLYLVLFSLLVAASFSTIICATPRAWKHFAGRDRDYDDMDEEDPFNPQARRIATHNPARGQLRSFCSYSSSLGSQSSLHPPAQTISNAPVSEYMNQAVLFGGNPRYENVPLIGRGSPPPTLSCPSRYSPSMRATYLSVTDEHVRHHNNTEFPA; translated from the exons tCGCTGCTTTTCCTGGGCTTGGTGGCTGCCGTCTGCCTCGGCCTcaacctcctcttcctcactgtCTACCTGATCTGCCTATGCTGCTGCAAGAGGGACCAGGAGCCTGAGACCAAGCGGCCCCACTCCTGCTGCGTCACCTGGATGGCCGTCACCGCCGGGCTCATCTGCTG CGCGGCTGTCGGTATCGGCTTCTACGGGAACAGCGAGACCAACGACGGGGTTTATCAGCTGCTCTACGCCCTGGACCATGCCAACCACACCCTGAACGGCATCGACTCGCTG GTGGCAGGCACCACGCTGCAGATGCGGGTGGGCTTGGAGCAGCACCTGGCGCGGCTGAACGAGCTCCTGGCCGCGCGAGGGGACTACCTGCAGACCCTCAAGTTCATGCAGCAGTTGGCCAGCAGCATCGCCCTCCAGCTCTCGGGGCTGCCCGTCTGGCAGGGCACCAGCACCGATCTCACCGAGCTGGCCGGCCACGTTGCTTACGTCGAGTATTACCG GTGGTTGGCTTATCTCCTCTTCTTCATCCTCGTCCTCACCGTCTGCCTCCTGGCCTGTCTGGGGCTGGCCAAGCGCTCCCGCTGCCTCCTCACCAC GATGCTGTGCTGTGGGCTGTTGACGCTCATCCTCAGCTGGGCTTCCATGGCTGTGGACACGGCAGCAGCGGTG GGCACCAGCGACTTCTGTGTGGCCCCAGATAAGTTCATCATGAACCAGACAGAGAGTGACATCAGCGCAG AGGTGGTTCACTATTACCTGTACTGTGACCAGAGCCTGAGCAACCCCTTCCAGCAG GCTCTCACCGTCTTCCAGCGCTCGCTCACCACCATGCAGATCCAGATCCAGGGCCTGATACAGTTTGCTCTGCCGCTCTTCCCGACCGCCGAG AAAGACCTCCTGGGGGTCCAGCAGCTCCTCAACTCCTCAGAGACCAGCCTGCACCAGCTCACAGCCATGCTGGACTGCCGGGGGCTGCACAAG GACTACCTGGACGCCCTCATCGGTATCTGCTACGACGGGGTGGAGGGTTTGCTCTACCTAGTGCTCTTCTCCCTGCTGGTGGCCGCCTCCTTCTCCACCATCATCTGTGCCACACCGCGTGCCTGGAAGCACTTTGCTGGCAG GGACCGGGACTATGATGACATGGACGAGGAAGACCCCTTCAACCCACAGGCGCGTCGCATCGCCACCCACAACCCGGCCCGGGGGCAGCTCCGCAGCTTCTGCAGttacagcagcagcctgggcagcCAGAGCAGCCTGCACCCCCCGGCGCAGACCATCTCCAATGCCCCTGTCTCCGAGTACAT GAACCAAGCCGTGCTGTTCGGTGGAAACCCCCGCTACGAGAACGTCCCCCTGATCGGCAGaggctctcctcctcccacg CTAAGTTGCCCATCAAGA TACTCCCCGAGCATGCGAGCCACCTACCTGTCCGTCACCGATGAGCACGTCAGGCACCACAACAACACCGAGTTCCCAGCCTAA
- the TTYH2 gene encoding protein tweety homolog 2 isoform X2, translating into MPPARADYLAPWWAAWLHGLPHRGLRLQPVPAAFRPRDPDYQQSLLFLGLVAAVCLGLNLLFLTVYLICLCCCKRDQEPETKRPHSCCVTWMAVTAGLICCAAVGIGFYGNSETNDGVYQLLYALDHANHTLNGIDSLVAGTTLQMRVGLEQHLARLNELLAARGDYLQTLKFMQQLASSIALQLSGLPVWQGTSTDLTELAGHVAYVEYYRWLAYLLFFILVLTVCLLACLGLAKRSRCLLTTMLCCGLLTLILSWASMAVDTAAAVGTSDFCVAPDKFIMNQTESDISAEVVHYYLYCDQSLSNPFQQALTVFQRSLTTMQIQIQGLIQFALPLFPTAEKDLLGVQQLLNSSETSLHQLTAMLDCRGLHKDYLDALIGICYDGVEGLLYLVLFSLLVAASFSTIICATPRAWKHFAGRDRDYDDMDEEDPFNPQARRIATHNPARGQLRSFCSYSSSLGSQSSLHPPAQTISNAPVSEYMNQAVLFGGNPRYENVPLIGRGSPPPTYSPSMRATYLSVTDEHVRHHNNTEFPA; encoded by the exons tCGCTGCTTTTCCTGGGCTTGGTGGCTGCCGTCTGCCTCGGCCTcaacctcctcttcctcactgtCTACCTGATCTGCCTATGCTGCTGCAAGAGGGACCAGGAGCCTGAGACCAAGCGGCCCCACTCCTGCTGCGTCACCTGGATGGCCGTCACCGCCGGGCTCATCTGCTG CGCGGCTGTCGGTATCGGCTTCTACGGGAACAGCGAGACCAACGACGGGGTTTATCAGCTGCTCTACGCCCTGGACCATGCCAACCACACCCTGAACGGCATCGACTCGCTG GTGGCAGGCACCACGCTGCAGATGCGGGTGGGCTTGGAGCAGCACCTGGCGCGGCTGAACGAGCTCCTGGCCGCGCGAGGGGACTACCTGCAGACCCTCAAGTTCATGCAGCAGTTGGCCAGCAGCATCGCCCTCCAGCTCTCGGGGCTGCCCGTCTGGCAGGGCACCAGCACCGATCTCACCGAGCTGGCCGGCCACGTTGCTTACGTCGAGTATTACCG GTGGTTGGCTTATCTCCTCTTCTTCATCCTCGTCCTCACCGTCTGCCTCCTGGCCTGTCTGGGGCTGGCCAAGCGCTCCCGCTGCCTCCTCACCAC GATGCTGTGCTGTGGGCTGTTGACGCTCATCCTCAGCTGGGCTTCCATGGCTGTGGACACGGCAGCAGCGGTG GGCACCAGCGACTTCTGTGTGGCCCCAGATAAGTTCATCATGAACCAGACAGAGAGTGACATCAGCGCAG AGGTGGTTCACTATTACCTGTACTGTGACCAGAGCCTGAGCAACCCCTTCCAGCAG GCTCTCACCGTCTTCCAGCGCTCGCTCACCACCATGCAGATCCAGATCCAGGGCCTGATACAGTTTGCTCTGCCGCTCTTCCCGACCGCCGAG AAAGACCTCCTGGGGGTCCAGCAGCTCCTCAACTCCTCAGAGACCAGCCTGCACCAGCTCACAGCCATGCTGGACTGCCGGGGGCTGCACAAG GACTACCTGGACGCCCTCATCGGTATCTGCTACGACGGGGTGGAGGGTTTGCTCTACCTAGTGCTCTTCTCCCTGCTGGTGGCCGCCTCCTTCTCCACCATCATCTGTGCCACACCGCGTGCCTGGAAGCACTTTGCTGGCAG GGACCGGGACTATGATGACATGGACGAGGAAGACCCCTTCAACCCACAGGCGCGTCGCATCGCCACCCACAACCCGGCCCGGGGGCAGCTCCGCAGCTTCTGCAGttacagcagcagcctgggcagcCAGAGCAGCCTGCACCCCCCGGCGCAGACCATCTCCAATGCCCCTGTCTCCGAGTACAT GAACCAAGCCGTGCTGTTCGGTGGAAACCCCCGCTACGAGAACGTCCCCCTGATCGGCAGaggctctcctcctcccacg TACTCCCCGAGCATGCGAGCCACCTACCTGTCCGTCACCGATGAGCACGTCAGGCACCACAACAACACCGAGTTCCCAGCCTAA
- the DNAI2 gene encoding dynein axonemal intermediate chain 2 isoform X1 yields MEIMYVYTRKRSEFGRPCSFSDRPAEVNVDIPPDPSMASSFILRNPVDSYVQHTSDMSEHEVNTERVEVESRGVNHVEGGWPKDINPQEVEQTIRFRKKVEKDENYVNTITHLGTLMEHCVKQNNAINIYKEYFEEEEMVEVEDEPPSAKTINVIRDPNVTKRTATHLSWHPDTCKKLAVAYSSLEFQQNMKNMSFDSYIWDLENPNKPELVLRPSSPLVSLEYNPKDSHVLVGGCYNGQMAYWDTRKGGLPVEVSAVEVSHRDPVYGAIWLQSKTGTECFSASTDGQVLWWDIRKLAEPTEMLVLDITRKGLLENALGAVTLEFEPTMPTKFMVGTEQGIVIACNRKAKTPPEKITSTYSGHHGPVYALARNPFYPKIFLTVGDWTARIWSEEIKESSIMWTKYHLSYLTDGCWSTVRPAVFFTTRSDGTLDVWDFLFKQNDPSLSLKVCDEPLSSLRLQDNGCVVGCGSKLGTVTLLEISSGLCTLQRNEKMLATAMFERETKREKILEARHREMRLKERARSEGQGSEVEERPVESPQEVLDRARKEFFEVIEVELQRQARAETQHLGGKVKDRAGEEEAAVVAAAQGEESQLPKDKEEEEEEEKDAAKEP; encoded by the exons ATGGAGATCATGTACGTGTACACACGGAAACGCAGTGAGTTCGGCCGGCCCTGCAGCTTCTCCGACCGGCCGGCCGAGGTGAACGTGGACATCCCCCCCGACCCCAGCATGGCCAGCAGCTTCATCCTGAGGAACCCCGTGGACAGCTACGTCCAGCACACCAGCGACATGTCGGAGCACGAG GTCAACACCGAGCGGGTGGAGGTGGAATCCCGCGGCGTCAACCACGTAGAGGGCGGCTGGCCCAAAGACATCAACCCACAGGAGGTGGAACAAACAATCCGCTTCAGgaagaaagtggagaaagaCGAAAACTACGTCAACACCATCACGCACCTCGGCACC CTGATGGAGCACTGTGTCAAGCAGAACAATGCCATCAACATCTACAAGGAGTACTTTGAAGAGGAGGAGATGGTAGAGGTGGAAGACGAGCCCCCCTCCGCAAAAACCATCAATGTCATCAG GGATCCAAACGTAACCAAGAGGACAGCCACGCATCTCTCCTGGCACCCTGACACATGCAAGAAACTGGCAGTGGCTTATTCCAGCCTGGAGTTCcagcaaaacatgaaaaacatgagCTTTGACTCATACATCTGGGACCTTG AAAACCCCAACAAGCCGGAGCTCGTTCTCAGGCCGTCATCCCCTCTTGTGAGCCTGGAATACAACCCCAAAGACTCGCACGTCCTGGTGGGAGGATGCTACAATGGGCAGATGG cttACTGGGACACCAGGAAAGGGGGGCTGCCTGTGGAGGTGTCTGCCGTGGAGGTCAGCCACAGGGACCCCGTGTACGGAGCCATCTGGCTGCAGTCCAAAACGGGCACCGAGTGCTTCTCAGCCTCCACCGACGGGCAG GTGCTGTGGTGGGACATCCGCAAGCTGGCCGAGCCCACCGAGATGCTGGTCTTGGACATCACCCGGAAAGGGCTCCTGGAGAATGCTCTGGGTGCCGTCACGCTGGAGTTTGAGCCCACCATG CCCACCAAGTTCATGGTGGGCACAGAGCAGGGCATCGTCATCGCCTGCAACCGCAAGGCTAAGACACCTCCTGAAAAAATCACCAGCACCTACAGTGGCCACCACGGACCTGTCTATGCGCTGGCCAGGAACCCTTTCTACCCCAAAATCTTCCTGACGGTTGGCGACTGGACTGCTCGGATATGGTCAGAGGAGATCAAGGAATCATCAATTATGTGGACCAA GTACCACCTCTCCTACCTGACGGATGGATGCTGGAGCACTGTGAGGCCGGCCGTCTTCTTCACCACCAGATCCGATGGGACCCTGGATGTCTGGGACTTCCTCTTCAAACAGAACGACCCCTCCCTCAGCCTGAAG gtCTGTGACGAGCCCCTCTCCAGCCTGCGCCTGCAGGACAACGGATGCGTTGTTGGCTGCGGCTCGAAGCTCGGCACAGTCACCCTGCTGGAAATCTCCTCCGGGCTCTGCACCCTCCAGAGGAACGAGAAGATGCTGGCCACCGCT ATGTTTGAGCGGGAGACGAAGCGGGAGAAGATCCTGGAGGCCCGGCACCGGGAAATGCGGCTGAAGGAGCGTGCCAGGTCGGAGGGCCAGGGGTCAGAAGTGGAGGAGAGGCCAGTGGAGAGTCCCCAAGAGGTGCTCGACCGTGCCCGCAAAGAGTTCTTCGAGGTCATTGAAGTGGAGCTGCAGAGGCAGGCGCGGGCAGAGACCCAACACCTGGGTGGCAAG GTTAAAGACCGCGCgggagaggaggaggcggcggtgGTGGCGGCTGCGCAGGGGGAAGAAAGCCAGCTGCCCAAGGacaaggaagaggaggaggaggaggagaaggatgcTGCCAAG GAGCCGTAG
- the DNAI2 gene encoding dynein axonemal intermediate chain 2 isoform X2: MASSFILRNPVDSYVQHTSDMSEHEVNTERVEVESRGVNHVEGGWPKDINPQEVEQTIRFRKKVEKDENYVNTITHLGTLMEHCVKQNNAINIYKEYFEEEEMVEVEDEPPSAKTINVIRDPNVTKRTATHLSWHPDTCKKLAVAYSSLEFQQNMKNMSFDSYIWDLENPNKPELVLRPSSPLVSLEYNPKDSHVLVGGCYNGQMAYWDTRKGGLPVEVSAVEVSHRDPVYGAIWLQSKTGTECFSASTDGQVLWWDIRKLAEPTEMLVLDITRKGLLENALGAVTLEFEPTMPTKFMVGTEQGIVIACNRKAKTPPEKITSTYSGHHGPVYALARNPFYPKIFLTVGDWTARIWSEEIKESSIMWTKYHLSYLTDGCWSTVRPAVFFTTRSDGTLDVWDFLFKQNDPSLSLKVCDEPLSSLRLQDNGCVVGCGSKLGTVTLLEISSGLCTLQRNEKMLATAMFERETKREKILEARHREMRLKERARSEGQGSEVEERPVESPQEVLDRARKEFFEVIEVELQRQARAETQHLGGKVKDRAGEEEAAVVAAAQGEESQLPKDKEEEEEEEKDAAKEP; encoded by the exons ATGGCCAGCAGCTTCATCCTGAGGAACCCCGTGGACAGCTACGTCCAGCACACCAGCGACATGTCGGAGCACGAG GTCAACACCGAGCGGGTGGAGGTGGAATCCCGCGGCGTCAACCACGTAGAGGGCGGCTGGCCCAAAGACATCAACCCACAGGAGGTGGAACAAACAATCCGCTTCAGgaagaaagtggagaaagaCGAAAACTACGTCAACACCATCACGCACCTCGGCACC CTGATGGAGCACTGTGTCAAGCAGAACAATGCCATCAACATCTACAAGGAGTACTTTGAAGAGGAGGAGATGGTAGAGGTGGAAGACGAGCCCCCCTCCGCAAAAACCATCAATGTCATCAG GGATCCAAACGTAACCAAGAGGACAGCCACGCATCTCTCCTGGCACCCTGACACATGCAAGAAACTGGCAGTGGCTTATTCCAGCCTGGAGTTCcagcaaaacatgaaaaacatgagCTTTGACTCATACATCTGGGACCTTG AAAACCCCAACAAGCCGGAGCTCGTTCTCAGGCCGTCATCCCCTCTTGTGAGCCTGGAATACAACCCCAAAGACTCGCACGTCCTGGTGGGAGGATGCTACAATGGGCAGATGG cttACTGGGACACCAGGAAAGGGGGGCTGCCTGTGGAGGTGTCTGCCGTGGAGGTCAGCCACAGGGACCCCGTGTACGGAGCCATCTGGCTGCAGTCCAAAACGGGCACCGAGTGCTTCTCAGCCTCCACCGACGGGCAG GTGCTGTGGTGGGACATCCGCAAGCTGGCCGAGCCCACCGAGATGCTGGTCTTGGACATCACCCGGAAAGGGCTCCTGGAGAATGCTCTGGGTGCCGTCACGCTGGAGTTTGAGCCCACCATG CCCACCAAGTTCATGGTGGGCACAGAGCAGGGCATCGTCATCGCCTGCAACCGCAAGGCTAAGACACCTCCTGAAAAAATCACCAGCACCTACAGTGGCCACCACGGACCTGTCTATGCGCTGGCCAGGAACCCTTTCTACCCCAAAATCTTCCTGACGGTTGGCGACTGGACTGCTCGGATATGGTCAGAGGAGATCAAGGAATCATCAATTATGTGGACCAA GTACCACCTCTCCTACCTGACGGATGGATGCTGGAGCACTGTGAGGCCGGCCGTCTTCTTCACCACCAGATCCGATGGGACCCTGGATGTCTGGGACTTCCTCTTCAAACAGAACGACCCCTCCCTCAGCCTGAAG gtCTGTGACGAGCCCCTCTCCAGCCTGCGCCTGCAGGACAACGGATGCGTTGTTGGCTGCGGCTCGAAGCTCGGCACAGTCACCCTGCTGGAAATCTCCTCCGGGCTCTGCACCCTCCAGAGGAACGAGAAGATGCTGGCCACCGCT ATGTTTGAGCGGGAGACGAAGCGGGAGAAGATCCTGGAGGCCCGGCACCGGGAAATGCGGCTGAAGGAGCGTGCCAGGTCGGAGGGCCAGGGGTCAGAAGTGGAGGAGAGGCCAGTGGAGAGTCCCCAAGAGGTGCTCGACCGTGCCCGCAAAGAGTTCTTCGAGGTCATTGAAGTGGAGCTGCAGAGGCAGGCGCGGGCAGAGACCCAACACCTGGGTGGCAAG GTTAAAGACCGCGCgggagaggaggaggcggcggtgGTGGCGGCTGCGCAGGGGGAAGAAAGCCAGCTGCCCAAGGacaaggaagaggaggaggaggaggagaaggatgcTGCCAAG GAGCCGTAG